In Duganella zoogloeoides, a single genomic region encodes these proteins:
- the serS gene encoding serine--tRNA ligase — MIDIQLLRKDIANVAARLATRKYQLDVDAFNALESERKAIQTRTEELQGKRNSQSKLIGMLKGKGEDTTALMAEVSGLGDELKANEIALSAVQAKISDFMQAIPNLPHESVPQGTDESGNVEVRKVGTPRTFEFAVKDHVDVGAPLGLDFDVATKLTGSRFSVMKGGIARLHRALAQFMLNTHTDEHGYTECYTPYMVNADSLRGTGQLPKFEADLFSVKKGGVEGEGENFYLIPTSEVTLTNLARDEILAADALPMKMTAHTPCFRSEAGSYGRDTRGMIRQHQFDKVEMVQVVHPDTSYTALDEMVGHAETILQRLGLPYRVMSLCTGDMGFGATKTFDLEVWLPAQNTYREISSLSNCEAFQARRMQARFRNPQGKPEMVHTLNGSGLAVGRTLVAVLENYQQADGGVEIPAVLRPYMGGLTHLQAA, encoded by the coding sequence ATGATTGATATCCAACTCCTCCGTAAAGACATCGCCAACGTCGCCGCGCGACTGGCCACCCGCAAGTACCAGCTCGATGTGGACGCGTTCAACGCGCTCGAGTCGGAACGCAAAGCGATCCAGACGCGTACCGAGGAATTGCAAGGCAAGCGCAATTCGCAGTCCAAGCTGATCGGCATGTTGAAGGGCAAGGGCGAAGACACCACCGCGCTGATGGCCGAAGTGTCCGGCCTCGGTGACGAACTCAAGGCCAACGAAATCGCGCTGTCGGCGGTACAGGCCAAGATCAGCGACTTCATGCAGGCAATCCCGAACCTGCCGCACGAGTCCGTACCACAGGGCACCGACGAGTCGGGCAACGTCGAAGTGCGCAAGGTCGGCACGCCGCGCACGTTTGAATTCGCAGTGAAAGACCACGTCGATGTGGGCGCGCCGCTGGGTCTCGATTTCGATGTCGCCACCAAGCTCACCGGTTCGCGCTTCTCGGTCATGAAGGGCGGCATTGCGCGCCTGCACCGCGCGCTGGCGCAGTTCATGCTCAACACCCATACCGACGAGCACGGCTACACGGAGTGCTACACGCCATACATGGTCAACGCCGATTCGCTGCGCGGCACCGGACAGTTGCCCAAGTTCGAAGCCGATCTGTTCTCGGTGAAAAAAGGCGGCGTGGAAGGCGAGGGCGAGAACTTCTACCTGATCCCCACCTCGGAAGTGACGCTGACCAACCTGGCCCGCGACGAAATCCTGGCGGCCGACGCGCTGCCGATGAAGATGACCGCCCACACGCCATGCTTCCGCTCGGAAGCGGGCAGCTATGGCCGCGACACGCGCGGCATGATCCGCCAGCACCAGTTCGACAAGGTCGAGATGGTGCAGGTGGTTCATCCCGACACGTCGTACACGGCGCTCGACGAAATGGTCGGCCATGCCGAAACCATCCTGCAACGGCTGGGCCTGCCGTACCGCGTGATGTCGCTGTGCACCGGCGACATGGGCTTTGGCGCCACCAAGACCTTCGACCTGGAAGTGTGGCTGCCGGCGCAGAACACCTATCGCGAAATTTCGTCGCTGTCGAACTGCGAAGCGTTCCAGGCGCGCCGCATGCAGGCGCGTTTCCGCAACCCGCAAGGCAAGCCGGAAATGGTGCACACCCTCAACGGTTCCGGCCTGGCCGTGGGCCGCACGCTGGTGGCCGTGCTCGAGAACTACCAGCAAGCCGATGGCGGTGTCGAAATTCCAGCAGTGCTGCGTCCGTACATGGGCGGCCTGACCCATCTGCAAGCTGCCTGA
- a CDS encoding AraC family transcriptional regulator, with product MSALVPPFVDIDLRSYGERWGTDRHEFAQLVLPVTGVVEVEVLGRQARLDPLHGAVVVAGAWHAQRSDVDNRSIILDFDQAELEQPSRQLLLERPFAAIGPAARKLIEFMHLMAEQQAVQPGMLRGWTPLLLDTLALGVPQARSRLSALLAQVEADPGAAWSTESMAAFARLSTSRLHALFREELDTSPHLWLLHRRLDLACAQLAEGSRPLAEVALACGFSEQSALTRAMRTHLDTTPAAYRRSKQELASTKQ from the coding sequence ATGTCCGCGCTTGTCCCTCCCTTTGTCGATATCGATCTGCGCAGCTACGGCGAGCGCTGGGGGACCGATCGCCACGAGTTTGCGCAGCTGGTGTTGCCGGTTACCGGCGTGGTGGAGGTGGAGGTGCTGGGCCGCCAGGCCCGTCTCGATCCGCTGCATGGCGCAGTGGTGGTGGCCGGCGCCTGGCATGCCCAGCGCAGCGACGTGGACAACCGGTCCATCATCCTCGATTTCGACCAGGCCGAACTGGAACAGCCGAGCCGCCAGCTGCTGCTGGAGCGGCCGTTCGCTGCCATCGGCCCGGCTGCGCGCAAGCTGATCGAATTCATGCACCTGATGGCCGAGCAGCAAGCTGTGCAGCCCGGCATGTTGCGCGGCTGGACGCCGTTGTTGCTCGATACGCTGGCGCTCGGCGTGCCGCAAGCGCGCTCGCGCCTGTCGGCATTGCTGGCGCAGGTGGAGGCCGATCCCGGTGCCGCGTGGAGCACCGAGTCGATGGCCGCGTTTGCGCGCCTGAGCACCAGCCGCCTGCATGCGCTGTTTCGCGAAGAACTCGATACCAGTCCGCACTTGTGGCTGCTGCACCGGCGTCTGGACCTGGCCTGCGCGCAGCTGGCGGAGGGCAGCCGGCCGCTCGCCGAGGTGGCGCTGGCCTGCGGCTTTTCCGAGCAGAGCGCGCTCACCCGCGCCATGCGCACGCATCTCGACACCACCCCCGCCGCCTATCGCCGCAGCAAGCAGGAGCTGGCGTCAACAAAGCAGTAG
- a CDS encoding DMT family transporter — MLLNNHRLGIAAGVLACALWGLVFLAPEVTPGFTPLQLSAGRYLAYGLVAALLIGPGWRRLRGRLTWREWRGLVWLALTGNLVYYVLLAKAVQAGGVAMTSLVIGLLPVIVTLVGARDRHAVPLKRLLPSLALSMAGLLCISWQALAAPGHQSTLGLLCALGALLSWTTYVVANSRWLGRLQQVSAHEWSLLTGLVTGALALALAVPAFVLAAPNADHDTSGWLVFTGIVTGVAVLCSVIGNGLWNVASRTLPLTMTGQLIVFETVFAVLYGFMWEQRWPTVAEGAALLLLLGGVALCAQAHRPQRTAPPGMPGKRQPA, encoded by the coding sequence ATGCTATTGAACAATCATCGACTGGGCATCGCCGCCGGCGTGCTCGCCTGCGCACTGTGGGGGCTGGTGTTCCTGGCGCCCGAAGTCACGCCCGGCTTCACGCCGCTGCAATTGTCGGCCGGCCGCTACCTGGCTTACGGGCTGGTGGCGGCGTTGCTGATCGGGCCTGGCTGGCGTCGCCTGCGCGGGCGCCTGACCTGGCGCGAATGGCGCGGCCTGGTGTGGCTCGCGCTCACCGGCAACCTGGTTTATTACGTGTTGCTGGCCAAGGCCGTGCAGGCGGGCGGGGTGGCGATGACGTCGCTGGTGATCGGGCTGTTGCCGGTGATCGTGACGCTGGTGGGCGCGCGCGACCGCCACGCGGTGCCGCTCAAACGCCTGCTGCCATCGCTGGCGTTGAGCATGGCGGGGTTGCTGTGCATTAGCTGGCAAGCGCTGGCCGCGCCAGGTCATCAATCGACGTTGGGGCTGCTGTGCGCGCTGGGCGCCTTGCTGTCGTGGACGACCTACGTGGTCGCCAACAGCCGCTGGCTGGGACGCTTGCAGCAGGTGTCGGCGCATGAATGGAGCTTGCTGACGGGGCTGGTGACGGGCGCACTGGCGCTGGCGCTGGCAGTACCGGCCTTCGTGCTGGCCGCGCCAAACGCCGACCATGACACCTCGGGCTGGCTGGTGTTCACCGGCATTGTCACCGGGGTGGCGGTATTGTGCTCGGTGATCGGTAACGGCCTGTGGAATGTCGCCAGCCGCACGCTGCCGCTCACCATGACCGGCCAGTTGATCGTGTTCGAGACGGTATTTGCCGTGTTGTACGGATTTATGTGGGAGCAGCGCTGGCCCACGGTCGCCGAGGGCGCAGCGCTGTTGTTGCTGCTCGGTGGCGTGGCGCTGTGCGCGCAAGCGCACCGGCCGCAGCGTACGGCACCGCCCGGTATGCCTGGCAAGCGGCAGCCTGCCTGA
- a CDS encoding hemerythrin domain-containing protein, whose amino-acid sequence MSSIAKPRDAVALLKQDHDEVKAMFKQYEELGDRAFATKQKLAEKICLELTKHAIAEEEIFYPAVRADVKEGDDLVDEATVEHASAKDLIAQIHAMDPHDDLYDAKVKVLGEYIDHHVKEEEEEMFPQAKKAGIDLVALGEQIQARKDEIEEIPPPMIPPAAMEGRRPSL is encoded by the coding sequence ATGAGTTCCATAGCCAAACCACGCGATGCCGTCGCCCTGCTCAAGCAGGATCATGACGAAGTCAAAGCGATGTTCAAGCAATACGAAGAACTGGGTGACCGCGCGTTTGCGACCAAACAGAAGCTGGCGGAGAAAATCTGCCTGGAATTGACCAAGCATGCGATTGCCGAAGAAGAAATTTTCTATCCGGCCGTGCGCGCCGACGTCAAGGAAGGCGACGACCTGGTTGACGAAGCAACCGTTGAACACGCGTCCGCCAAGGATCTGATCGCGCAAATTCACGCCATGGATCCGCACGACGACCTGTACGACGCGAAGGTGAAAGTGCTGGGCGAATACATCGACCATCACGTCAAGGAAGAAGAAGAGGAAATGTTCCCGCAGGCTAAAAAAGCCGGCATCGACCTGGTCGCGCTAGGCGAACAGATCCAGGCGCGCAAGGACGAGATCGAAGAGATTCCTCCGCCGATGATCCCGCCTGCCGCCATGGAAGGCCGCCGTCCTTCGCTGTAA
- a CDS encoding MFS transporter — protein MATSSSKASIAILAIAAFIIVTTEFLIVGLLPALARDLAISVTSAGQLVTLFAVVVMVAGPFLTAALAHFDRKKLFIAILALFAAANALAAVAPNIWVLAIARLLPALALPVFWGTASDTAAQIAGPGNSGRAVSTVYLGISAAMLFGIPLGTLAADAIGWRGAFALLAALSAVIAVLMTISMPTVQATEAVPLRTQAAVLKRPYFLANVALSVLVFTAMFTGYTYLAELLEKSAGIAPSLVGWWLMGFGAVGLFGNWLGGLWVDSKPLATTALFCMVLALGMAATTALAGFGSNRAWFALALGVWGIANTALYPICQIRVMKAATGAQALAGTINVSAANGGIALGAALGGLAISSWGVHAVGYAAAALAVVAVIVAAVISAAIAPTAVQHAPAAKPAR, from the coding sequence ATGGCTACCTCTTCTTCCAAAGCCTCGATTGCCATCCTGGCGATTGCCGCCTTCATCATCGTCACCACCGAATTCCTGATCGTCGGCCTGCTGCCGGCACTGGCGCGCGACCTGGCGATATCCGTTACCTCGGCCGGCCAGCTGGTGACGCTGTTTGCCGTGGTGGTGATGGTGGCGGGACCGTTCCTGACCGCCGCGCTGGCCCACTTCGACCGCAAGAAGCTGTTCATTGCCATCCTGGCGCTGTTTGCCGCCGCCAATGCGCTGGCCGCCGTGGCGCCGAATATCTGGGTGCTGGCGATTGCCCGCCTGTTGCCCGCACTGGCGCTGCCCGTGTTCTGGGGCACGGCCAGTGATACCGCTGCGCAAATTGCCGGCCCGGGCAACAGCGGCCGCGCCGTCTCGACCGTCTACCTGGGGATTTCGGCGGCGATGCTGTTCGGCATTCCGCTTGGCACCCTGGCAGCGGACGCCATCGGCTGGCGCGGTGCGTTCGCGTTGCTGGCCGCGCTGTCGGCCGTGATTGCAGTATTGATGACCATCAGCATGCCCACCGTGCAGGCCACCGAAGCGGTGCCGCTGCGCACCCAGGCGGCCGTGCTCAAGCGCCCATATTTCCTGGCCAACGTGGCGCTGTCGGTGCTGGTGTTTACCGCCATGTTTACCGGCTATACGTACCTGGCCGAACTGCTGGAAAAATCGGCCGGCATCGCGCCGTCGCTGGTGGGCTGGTGGCTGATGGGCTTTGGCGCGGTCGGTTTGTTCGGCAACTGGCTCGGCGGCCTGTGGGTTGACAGCAAGCCGCTCGCCACCACGGCGCTGTTTTGCATGGTCCTGGCGCTCGGTATGGCGGCCACCACGGCGCTGGCCGGCTTCGGCAGCAATCGTGCGTGGTTTGCGCTGGCGCTCGGTGTGTGGGGCATTGCCAACACGGCGCTGTATCCGATCTGCCAGATCCGCGTGATGAAGGCCGCGACCGGCGCCCAGGCGCTGGCAGGCACCATCAATGTGTCGGCGGCCAATGGCGGTATCGCGCTGGGTGCGGCGCTCGGTGGGCTGGCAATTTCGAGCTGGGGCGTGCATGCGGTGGGGTATGCGGCAGCAGCGCTGGCCGTGGTGGCCGTGATCGTGGCGGCGGTGATATCGGCAGCGATTGCGCCAACGGCAGTCCAGCACGCGCCGGCCGCGAAGCCGGCGCGATAA
- a CDS encoding LysR family transcriptional regulator, giving the protein MHPTERLKGIATFVAVAEAGSFTAAAQRLNLTNSAVGKAIARLEERLGSRLFERSTRRLRLTDAGHAYRQVCVQVLEDLEAAERVLASDDAVPSGRLRVDLPATFGRLRAWPALLQFAGTHPQVMPHVSFTDRFVDLVEDGVDVAVRIGGADNEVWPAALDHRTLGYEELIFCAAPAYLDIHGAPASGADLLDHAAVLYGRADGSTAPWLLRAESASVVRQPMTGRAVLGNAEALVGAVEAGLGVAQLATWLVARQIAEGRLVALLPQLTTQGLPLHIVWQRSRSHAPKVQALIAHLAATLHIGA; this is encoded by the coding sequence GTGCATCCGACCGAACGCTTGAAAGGCATTGCCACCTTCGTTGCCGTTGCCGAAGCCGGCAGTTTTACCGCTGCCGCCCAGCGCCTCAATCTGACCAACTCGGCGGTGGGCAAGGCGATTGCCCGCCTGGAAGAGCGGCTGGGTAGCCGATTGTTCGAGCGCAGCACGCGCCGCTTGCGCCTGACCGACGCCGGCCACGCCTACCGGCAGGTGTGCGTGCAGGTGCTGGAAGACCTGGAAGCGGCCGAGCGCGTACTGGCGTCCGACGATGCGGTGCCGTCCGGGCGCCTGCGGGTAGACTTGCCGGCGACCTTCGGCCGCCTGCGGGCGTGGCCGGCGCTGCTGCAGTTTGCAGGCACGCACCCGCAAGTGATGCCACACGTCTCCTTCACGGACCGTTTCGTGGACCTGGTGGAGGACGGCGTGGATGTTGCGGTGCGCATCGGCGGCGCCGACAACGAGGTATGGCCGGCGGCGCTCGACCATCGCACGCTGGGATACGAAGAATTGATTTTTTGCGCAGCGCCAGCCTACCTGGATATCCACGGCGCACCGGCATCGGGCGCGGACTTGCTCGATCATGCAGCGGTGCTGTACGGTCGCGCCGACGGCAGCACGGCGCCATGGCTGCTCCGCGCAGAATCGGCGTCGGTGGTACGCCAGCCGATGACCGGGCGCGCCGTGCTCGGTAATGCCGAAGCCCTGGTCGGTGCGGTGGAGGCCGGCCTCGGCGTGGCACAACTGGCGACCTGGCTGGTGGCGCGCCAGATTGCCGAGGGACGGCTGGTGGCGCTCCTGCCGCAGTTGACCACGCAGGGCTTGCCGCTGCACATCGTCTGGCAGCGCAGCCGTTCGCATGCGCCCAAGGTGCAAGCGCTGATCGCGCACCTGGCGGCAACCTTGCATATCGGCGCCTGA
- a CDS encoding 2-hydroxyacid dehydrogenase produces the protein MKVAVYSARRYDKALLGQANKEADEQGGHTLRFLEDRLTAHTAALAEGCGAVCVFVNDTVDAEVLALLAAQGTRLVATRSTGYNQIDTEAAARLGIAVVRVTDYSPHSVAEFAVGLLLAVNRKIARASARTRDGNFDLDGLMGFDLHGKTVGVIGTGKIGTIFARIMAGFGCTVVGHDRYPSPAFEALGGRYVGVDELLACSDVVSLHCPLTDDTRHIVNADSLARAKRGSVLVNTSRGGLIDTDAAIQALKTGQLGGLAIDVYEQEANLFFQDLSSTIICDDVIQRLVSFPNVIVTGHQAFFTVEAIGQIMRTTIESITAFERGEELVNRVPAN, from the coding sequence ATGAAAGTTGCGGTATATAGCGCGCGGCGCTACGACAAGGCACTGCTGGGACAGGCCAACAAGGAGGCCGATGAACAGGGCGGCCACACGCTGCGGTTCCTGGAGGACCGCCTGACCGCCCACACGGCGGCCCTGGCCGAGGGCTGCGGCGCCGTCTGCGTGTTCGTCAACGACACCGTCGACGCCGAGGTGCTGGCGCTGCTGGCCGCGCAAGGCACGCGGCTGGTGGCCACGCGTTCCACCGGCTACAACCAGATCGACACCGAAGCGGCGGCGCGGCTGGGCATTGCGGTGGTGCGGGTGACCGACTACTCGCCGCATTCGGTGGCCGAGTTCGCGGTGGGCCTGCTGTTGGCAGTGAACCGAAAGATCGCCCGCGCCAGCGCGCGCACGCGCGACGGCAATTTCGACCTCGACGGCCTGATGGGATTTGATTTGCACGGCAAGACCGTGGGCGTGATCGGCACCGGCAAGATCGGCACCATTTTCGCCCGCATCATGGCCGGCTTCGGCTGCACGGTGGTGGGCCATGATCGTTACCCGTCACCGGCGTTCGAGGCGCTGGGCGGGCGCTACGTGGGAGTCGATGAATTGCTCGCCTGCAGCGACGTAGTATCGCTGCACTGTCCGCTCACCGACGACACGCGCCACATCGTCAACGCCGACTCGCTGGCGCGGGCCAAGCGCGGCAGCGTGCTGGTCAATACCAGCAGGGGTGGCCTGATCGACACCGACGCCGCCATCCAGGCCCTTAAAACGGGCCAACTGGGCGGGCTGGCAATCGACGTCTATGAACAGGAAGCGAACCTGTTCTTCCAGGATTTATCGTCAACCATCATTTGCGACGACGTGATTCAGCGCCTGGTGTCGTTCCCCAATGTCATCGTTACCGGCCACCAGGCTTTCTTCACGGTGGAAGCGATCGGCCAGATCATGCGCACCACCATCGAGAGCATCACCGCTTTCGAGCGCGGCGAAGAACTGGTCAACCGCGTGCCGGCAAATTAG
- a CDS encoding UPF0149 family protein, with protein MLNTPLNDDEYDQLDDLLAAISPQALDVAGLEGLLTALVIGPGDIARAAWLPVVWGDAAPADAKAVEAATVLVLRHEQYMRTWMQKDPASFEPIYECGGAWTAEAWTAGFEAGMQLDAASWHALRAAEPTWLAPFARAGEDWEAAVTPSVILIHAHFHPAAPAKTAKVGRNDPCPCGSGKKYKKCCGEGK; from the coding sequence ATGCTCAACACTCCGCTCAACGATGACGAATACGACCAACTCGACGACCTGCTGGCCGCCATCTCGCCGCAAGCGCTGGACGTGGCCGGACTCGAAGGTTTGCTGACGGCGCTGGTGATCGGCCCTGGCGACATCGCCCGCGCAGCGTGGTTGCCGGTGGTCTGGGGCGATGCCGCGCCGGCCGACGCCAAAGCGGTCGAGGCCGCTACCGTGCTGGTGTTGCGCCATGAACAGTACATGCGCACCTGGATGCAAAAAGATCCGGCCAGTTTCGAGCCGATCTACGAATGCGGCGGCGCCTGGACGGCCGAAGCCTGGACCGCCGGCTTTGAAGCCGGCATGCAACTCGACGCCGCCAGCTGGCATGCCCTGCGCGCCGCCGAGCCCACCTGGCTGGCGCCGTTCGCGCGCGCCGGCGAGGATTGGGAGGCGGCAGTAACACCCTCGGTGATCCTTATCCACGCCCACTTCCACCCGGCGGCCCCCGCCAAGACCGCCAAGGTGGGACGTAACGATCCCTGCCCTTGCGGCAGCGGCAAGAAGTACAAAAAGTGCTGCGGCGAAGGCAAGTAA
- a CDS encoding response regulator, with translation MKRIDTLQKFRKLFGVLVVAVAVVVMIIVIGLAHVLNQSRLRYYAAADETARNLAITLEGFLQAHFLEVDLALRRANAEFGAMHAAGTYTDQAFSTYLSSLKERVPQAQAVRGSDASGRVIFGDEVDPAHPQDISIREFFQRARLERKLSFGLPVQSRITGKWVLPVAMPLTLPDGSFGGTAYVTINSTTLDQSFAALKIGAHGSIVLLDARKRVLHRYPQVEGMEIGSIIKVNPLTQDILDGKSRRGTFTVISPRDQLERTLSMEQVGNYPVYVVVGLASKDFLAPWYHKEIRNVGIFITLMLLLAAVLLQSLRVGLRKQWQSVQQLVEAEDALQQSLARLTASESRWRSLTEGLPQMVWTARADLRLDFLSHHWQEFSGIAAQEMMGDGNWSRVIHPDDMAPLAAEWLRARQGGREFRCDARLRRHDGVWRVFDHHALAQQDAHGNVLGWVGSSTDRTESRAAHEALLLAKEEALKAGRAKTEFVANMSHEIRSPMNAVLGMLQLLQQTGMNERQQDYVAKAGSAARALLGLLNDILDFSKVEAGKLALDPHPFRFDKLWRDLAVILSANVGAKQVEVLFRIDPALPAAAVGDDLRLQQILLNLAGNAIKFTERGEVVVSARLAARSGTRLAVCFAISDTGIGISDEQRQRIFDGFSQAEASTARRYGGTGLGLAISQRLVALMGGQLGVQSTVGKGSVFDFMLEFEIADGAALAPVPFHALAHLSCLVVDDNPTARAVLGEMATSFGWRVDLAAGGEQALAMIAARIEAGSAYDVVFIDWRMPELDGWETSCRIRQLGASGKLPLIVMVTAYDREMLAQRQQDLSPVLDGFVVKPVTASMLFDAVADARLEHRVHRPAVPMPAGSRLAGLRLLLVDDNPANQQVASELLSNDGARVQVASSGLLALQALSGQAPLPDLILMDIQMPEMDGYQTTQAILRQLGPAAPPIVAMTANAMAADRTAALNAGMADHVGKPFDLAQLIDVILLHVGRAPVLPMEAAPALTLEIGAAPVVHDRSLPAPGINSEAALKRMGGLKSIYLMALRGFVEEAARLLAQIDSARPTHDVQAALLPLHTLKGLAGTIGAERLQALARTAESALKNAPHAWEELGPVMEETAGLGDEIATLVATLAAPPAG, from the coding sequence GTGAAAAGAATCGATACCCTGCAAAAATTCAGGAAGCTGTTCGGCGTGCTGGTGGTCGCCGTCGCGGTGGTGGTAATGATCATCGTCATCGGCCTGGCCCATGTGCTCAACCAGAGCCGGCTGCGCTACTACGCCGCGGCCGATGAAACCGCGCGCAACCTGGCCATCACGCTCGAGGGATTTTTACAGGCGCATTTCCTCGAGGTGGACCTGGCGCTGCGGCGCGCCAACGCCGAGTTCGGCGCCATGCACGCAGCCGGCACCTACACCGACCAGGCGTTCAGCACCTATCTGAGCAGCCTGAAGGAGCGCGTGCCGCAGGCGCAGGCGGTGCGCGGGTCCGACGCCAGCGGCCGGGTGATTTTTGGCGACGAGGTCGATCCCGCCCATCCGCAAGACATCAGCATCCGTGAATTCTTCCAGCGCGCGAGGCTTGAGCGCAAGCTGAGCTTTGGCTTGCCGGTGCAATCGCGCATTACCGGCAAGTGGGTGTTGCCGGTGGCGATGCCGCTCACTTTGCCCGATGGCAGCTTCGGCGGCACGGCGTATGTGACCATCAACAGCACGACGCTGGACCAATCGTTTGCCGCGCTCAAGATCGGCGCGCACGGTTCGATCGTGCTGCTCGATGCGCGCAAGCGCGTGCTGCACCGGTATCCGCAAGTAGAGGGCATGGAGATCGGCAGCATCATCAAGGTCAACCCGCTCACCCAGGACATTCTCGACGGCAAGAGCCGGCGCGGTACGTTTACCGTGATCAGCCCGCGTGATCAGCTCGAACGCACCTTGAGCATGGAGCAGGTGGGCAACTATCCGGTGTACGTGGTCGTTGGGCTTGCCAGCAAGGATTTCCTGGCGCCGTGGTATCACAAGGAAATTCGCAACGTCGGCATCTTCATAACGCTGATGTTGCTGCTGGCCGCTGTGCTGCTGCAGAGCTTGCGTGTCGGCTTGCGCAAGCAGTGGCAATCGGTGCAGCAACTGGTGGAGGCCGAAGACGCGCTGCAACAGTCGCTGGCGCGGTTGACCGCTTCCGAATCGCGCTGGCGCTCGCTGACCGAAGGCTTGCCGCAAATGGTGTGGACCGCGCGTGCCGACCTGCGCCTCGATTTTCTCAGTCATCACTGGCAAGAATTCAGCGGCATTGCGGCACAGGAAATGATGGGCGACGGTAACTGGTCGCGCGTGATCCATCCCGACGACATGGCCCCGCTCGCTGCCGAATGGCTGCGCGCCAGGCAAGGCGGACGCGAGTTTCGTTGCGATGCCCGCCTGCGCCGCCACGACGGCGTGTGGCGCGTGTTCGACCACCATGCGCTGGCCCAGCAAGATGCCCATGGCAATGTGCTGGGCTGGGTGGGCAGCAGCACCGACCGCACCGAATCGCGCGCCGCCCACGAGGCGCTGTTGCTGGCGAAGGAGGAGGCGCTCAAGGCCGGCCGCGCCAAGACCGAGTTCGTGGCCAATATGAGCCACGAAATCCGCTCACCGATGAACGCCGTGCTGGGCATGCTGCAATTGCTGCAGCAAACCGGCATGAACGAGCGCCAGCAGGATTACGTGGCCAAGGCCGGCTCCGCTGCCCGCGCCTTGTTGGGGCTGCTCAACGACATCCTCGATTTTTCCAAGGTGGAGGCCGGCAAGCTGGCGCTCGACCCGCACCCGTTCCGTTTCGATAAATTGTGGCGCGACCTGGCGGTGATTCTGTCGGCCAACGTCGGCGCCAAGCAGGTGGAAGTGTTGTTCCGCATCGACCCGGCGCTGCCGGCGGCAGCCGTGGGCGACGACCTGCGCCTGCAACAGATTCTGCTCAACCTGGCCGGCAACGCCATCAAATTCACCGAACGCGGCGAAGTGGTGGTGTCGGCGCGGCTGGCAGCACGCAGCGGCACGCGGCTGGCCGTGTGCTTTGCCATCAGCGATACCGGCATAGGCATCTCGGACGAACAGCGCCAGCGCATTTTCGACGGCTTCTCACAAGCCGAGGCATCGACCGCGCGCCGTTACGGCGGCACCGGCCTGGGCCTGGCGATCAGCCAGCGCCTGGTGGCGCTGATGGGCGGCCAGTTGGGCGTGCAAAGCACGGTGGGCAAGGGCAGCGTGTTCGACTTCATGCTCGAGTTCGAAATCGCGGACGGCGCGGCGCTGGCGCCGGTACCGTTCCATGCGCTGGCCCACCTGTCGTGCCTGGTAGTGGACGACAATCCCACCGCGCGCGCGGTGCTCGGCGAAATGGCGACCTCGTTCGGCTGGCGGGTGGACCTGGCGGCCGGCGGCGAGCAGGCGCTGGCGATGATCGCCGCCAGGATCGAAGCCGGCAGCGCCTACGACGTGGTGTTCATCGACTGGCGCATGCCAGAGCTCGACGGTTGGGAAACCAGTTGCCGCATCCGCCAGCTGGGCGCCAGCGGCAAGTTGCCGCTGATCGTGATGGTCACTGCCTATGACCGCGAAATGCTGGCCCAGCGCCAGCAGGACCTGTCGCCGGTGCTTGACGGCTTTGTCGTCAAGCCGGTGACGGCGTCGATGCTGTTCGACGCCGTGGCCGATGCCCGCCTCGAGCACCGCGTGCACCGCCCGGCCGTGCCGATGCCGGCCGGTTCCCGCCTGGCGGGACTGCGGCTGCTGCTGGTGGACGACAATCCGGCCAACCAGCAGGTGGCCAGCGAGTTGCTGAGCAATGACGGCGCCCGCGTGCAGGTGGCCAGTTCCGGTCTGCTGGCGCTTCAGGCGCTCTCCGGCCAGGCGCCGTTGCCGGACCTGATCCTGATGGACATCCAGATGCCGGAAATGGATGGCTACCAAACCACGCAAGCGATCCTGCGCCAGCTGGGTCCGGCAGCGCCGCCGATCGTGGCCATGACCGCCAACGCCATGGCCGCCGACCGCACCGCCGCCCTCAACGCCGGCATGGCCGACCACGTGGGCAAACCGTTCGATCTGGCGCAGTTGATCGATGTGATCCTGCTGCACGTGGGGCGCGCACCGGTGTTGCCGATGGAGGCGGCGCCGGCATTGACGTTGGAAATCGGCGCTGCGCCCGTGGTGCATGACCGCAGCTTGCCTGCCCCCGGCATCAACAGCGAAGCCGCGCTCAAGCGCATGGGCGGCCTGAAGTCGATTTACCTGATGGCCTTGCGCGGTTTCGTCGAGGAAGCCGCGCGGCTGCTCGCGCAAATCGACAGCGCCCGCCCGACCCATGACGTGCAGGCCGCACTGCTGCCGCTGCATACCCTGAAGGGACTGGCCGGCACCATCGGCGCCGAACGCCTGCAAGCGCTGGCGCGCACCGCGGAAAGCGCGTTGAAGAACGCGCCGCACGCGTGGGAGGAGCTGGGGCCGGTGATGGAGGAAACCGCAGGATTGGGCGACGAGATTGCCACGCTGGTAGCGACACTTGCTGCGCCACCCGCCGGTTGA